In one Natronosalvus amylolyticus genomic region, the following are encoded:
- a CDS encoding metallophosphoesterase family protein translates to MKALIIGDIHLRTTGRNIVVDDLPVDGYDIVIAIGDVIDENIDHAKSAEAGERYETKGRAFFEALNERGKPVVAVPGNHDPLACTERLTEGLSNIEVLHKTTYEVPETITGTEDRLTIAGWGCETFDFTPAIPAPEYPTIAPAQFDSHEVTPGEIATYIETRTARYLAGIDDFETLEAAFIETPTGNSTTLQLFTERIELLEERFETVCEIMNQAQNRVVLCSHVSPYGVPFDKRSKHAHDGQYHFGSLALKLAILETAPLGVISGHTHQEGLTGTETSNGYTYLYNPGAPGVATLEVDANGTFITESVPIE, encoded by the coding sequence ATGAAAGCACTCATCATCGGTGATATTCACCTTCGGACGACTGGCCGTAATATTGTGGTTGATGACCTTCCAGTCGACGGCTACGATATCGTGATCGCGATTGGAGACGTTATCGACGAAAACATCGATCATGCCAAATCAGCTGAAGCAGGCGAGAGGTACGAAACGAAAGGGCGAGCCTTCTTCGAGGCATTAAACGAACGAGGGAAACCGGTTGTTGCTGTGCCCGGCAATCACGACCCGCTCGCATGTACTGAACGACTCACTGAGGGATTGTCCAACATCGAAGTGTTACACAAGACGACCTACGAGGTGCCCGAAACGATAACCGGTACCGAGGACAGACTCACAATAGCAGGTTGGGGCTGTGAGACGTTCGATTTCACACCAGCAATTCCAGCACCGGAGTATCCAACGATAGCACCGGCACAGTTCGATTCGCATGAGGTTACCCCAGGGGAGATCGCCACCTATATCGAGACGAGAACGGCCAGGTATCTCGCTGGAATCGACGATTTCGAAACGCTCGAGGCGGCATTCATCGAGACACCAACTGGCAACTCGACCACTCTCCAGCTATTCACCGAGCGCATCGAACTGCTCGAGGAACGGTTTGAAACGGTGTGTGAGATCATGAATCAGGCCCAAAATCGAGTGGTGCTTTGCTCTCACGTCTCACCGTACGGCGTCCCGTTCGACAAACGATCCAAACACGCACACGATGGACAGTATCACTTCGGGTCGCTGGCACTCAAACTGGCGATTCTCGAGACGGCACCACTTGGCGTAATCTCAGGACATACGCATCAGGAGGGATTAACCGGAACGGAAACGTCGAACGGATATACGTATCTCTACAACCCTGGCGCTCCGGGAGTGGCCACCCTCGAAGTGGACGCGAACGGTACCTTCATCACCGAATCAGTACCAATCGAGTGA
- a CDS encoding SIMPL domain-containing protein — protein MTTPTITTDATGTAEALPTKATVDLEARGTATVPSVATATAEDCAETIRQALVDAGISDDHIRLVKVRLADPSNQFGSEGDDTFRATRRLQVDCAPATASKIAETAIDAGATTVDVRFALGEEKTQQLRSQAVATATERARSLAAHIAECEGVSIGPVRTVTTTTSEQGFQSLVDEALEFDPESDFQPSPIRISERVEAVFEISDE, from the coding sequence ATGACGACGCCGACGATTACGACTGATGCGACAGGGACTGCTGAAGCCCTTCCGACGAAAGCTACCGTGGACCTCGAGGCCCGAGGAACGGCGACAGTCCCGAGTGTGGCCACCGCTACTGCTGAAGATTGTGCCGAAACGATCAGGCAGGCGTTAGTAGATGCAGGAATATCGGACGATCATATTCGACTTGTGAAAGTACGACTTGCCGACCCTAGCAACCAGTTCGGTTCAGAGGGAGACGACACGTTTCGCGCAACGAGACGGCTGCAAGTCGATTGTGCACCGGCAACTGCTTCTAAAATCGCGGAAACAGCTATCGATGCCGGAGCAACGACTGTCGACGTCCGATTTGCTTTAGGTGAGGAGAAAACACAGCAACTGCGCAGCCAAGCGGTGGCGACCGCAACCGAGAGGGCCCGTTCCCTCGCTGCACATATTGCAGAATGTGAGGGTGTCTCTATCGGACCCGTGCGTACCGTTACGACAACCACATCGGAGCAAGGGTTTCAGAGTCTCGTTGACGAGGCCCTGGAATTTGATCCCGAGAGTGATTTCCAGCCATCACCGATTCGTATTAGCGAGCGCGTCGAGGCCGTGTTCGAAATTAGTGATGAGTGA
- a CDS encoding metallophosphoesterase family protein, whose translation MYVGILSDVHGNLPALEAVLEDMPAVDSVVCVGDVVGYNPWPAACVDRVMNIADDIVQGNHDRMVHTPHVYSNPLARAGLEFAKRQLSHEQLRWLEQLPRKSTVAEDQFLLVHDHPNIQDRYVFPPEFETLTKYLEDRRGLILGHTHVQHAATIDDKLLINPGSVGQPRDDDPRAAYAVLDTDEQSVELRRTRYDVDAVISKVENTELPIEIGTRLLDGS comes from the coding sequence ATGTACGTCGGTATTCTCTCAGACGTCCACGGGAACTTGCCCGCACTCGAGGCGGTACTCGAGGACATGCCAGCGGTCGATTCGGTAGTGTGCGTCGGTGACGTTGTCGGGTACAACCCGTGGCCGGCGGCCTGTGTCGACCGTGTGATGAACATAGCCGATGATATCGTGCAGGGGAACCACGATCGGATGGTGCACACTCCCCACGTCTACTCCAACCCGTTGGCCAGAGCCGGACTCGAGTTTGCAAAGCGTCAGCTCTCTCACGAGCAACTTCGGTGGTTGGAACAGCTCCCTCGAAAATCGACGGTTGCCGAGGACCAGTTTTTACTCGTGCATGACCACCCAAACATCCAAGACAGATACGTTTTCCCGCCCGAATTCGAGACGCTCACGAAGTATCTCGAGGATCGACGTGGACTCATCCTCGGTCACACGCACGTCCAACACGCGGCGACGATCGATGACAAATTACTCATCAATCCGGGTAGCGTCGGACAACCTCGAGATGACGATCCGCGAGCAGCGTACGCAGTACTCGACACTGATGAACAATCTGTGGAACTTAGACGCACGCGATATGATGTCGACGCCGTCATTTCGAAAGTAGAGAACACGGAGTTGCCAATCGAAATTGGGACGCGGCTTTTGGACGGGTCGTAG
- a CDS encoding dual specificity protein phosphatase family protein, with protein sequence MYEVSERLYYGGLEAAGTDLRRDIDHVIQLTYESPEAGYPDDVSVHTFSMMDGPRNDETVFCGAVSKAVELLEQEYTVLVHCSAGRSRSTCVTAAAYARHESVSFENAMARVREAGPVNAHEALLRRGKRAVAEGSE encoded by the coding sequence ATGTACGAAGTCAGCGAGAGGCTGTACTACGGTGGCCTTGAGGCAGCAGGGACAGATCTACGTCGGGACATCGATCACGTGATTCAGCTCACGTACGAGAGCCCGGAAGCCGGGTATCCGGACGACGTTTCGGTACATACGTTTTCGATGATGGATGGACCGCGGAACGACGAAACTGTATTTTGCGGCGCAGTGTCCAAAGCGGTCGAATTGCTCGAACAGGAATATACTGTGTTAGTTCACTGTTCGGCAGGACGGAGTCGGTCGACCTGTGTAACAGCAGCGGCATACGCGCGACACGAATCGGTCTCGTTCGAAAACGCGATGGCACGGGTTAGAGAAGCAGGTCCAGTTAATGCACACGAAGCGCTGTTACGTCGCGGGAAACGCGCCGTGGCCGAAGGTTCGGAGTAG
- the glmS gene encoding glutamine--fructose-6-phosphate transaminase (isomerizing) has product MCGIIGYVGNGDGSDALDVLLSGLSGLEYRGYDSAGIALSNGELDVHKREGELSALESALESADPVSGADAVGIGHTRWSTHGPPSDANAHPHTDADSHVAVVHNGIIENYQSLRSSLAEDGVSFESDTDTEVVPHLIASYLEAGLEHEGAFRRAVRQLEGSYAIAAVFEGSDTIYAARHESPLVLGIGDDGHYLASDVPAFIEHTDRVIYLEDGEFATLTPETVTVTDHDGTSVETSIETIEWDAEDAGKSGYDHYMLKEIHEQPSGIRECLRGRLSELTGRVTLDLLEGTDWDEPVTLVACGTSYHAALFGAALLRRWGINAQAILASQFHADQLPLTSSSLVLGVTQSGETADTLRALREAQRAGATTLALTNVVGSSAARECDHVCYIRAGPEISVAATKSFASQQVALTMVAALLSDHRSRELIESLRSIPDAIQQVLDTTQARTVAETYRDAESYFFIGRDLHYPVALEGALKMKEITYKHAEGFAAGELKHGPLALVGEQTPVFALVTGEGRAANKTIGNIKEVEARGVPIVAITDGRADVERYADHVLSVPDLEPIASSVVANVQLQLVAYWVANELGRSIDKPRHLAKSVTVE; this is encoded by the coding sequence ATGTGTGGCATCATCGGCTACGTCGGCAACGGTGACGGAAGTGACGCTCTAGACGTACTGCTCTCGGGCCTCTCCGGGCTCGAGTACCGGGGCTACGATTCGGCCGGCATTGCCCTGAGCAACGGCGAACTCGACGTCCACAAACGAGAGGGTGAACTGTCCGCGCTGGAATCGGCGCTCGAGTCTGCCGATCCAGTGTCGGGGGCCGACGCAGTCGGCATCGGCCACACGCGCTGGAGTACACACGGCCCACCGTCGGATGCCAACGCCCACCCACACACGGACGCGGACAGTCACGTCGCGGTCGTTCACAACGGCATCATCGAGAACTACCAGTCGCTTCGCAGCTCCCTCGCCGAGGACGGCGTCTCCTTCGAGAGCGATACCGACACCGAAGTGGTCCCACACCTGATCGCCAGCTATCTCGAGGCCGGCCTCGAGCACGAAGGGGCGTTTCGTCGCGCCGTGAGGCAACTCGAAGGGAGCTACGCGATCGCCGCAGTCTTCGAAGGCAGTGACACCATCTACGCTGCCAGACACGAATCCCCGCTCGTGCTCGGCATCGGCGACGACGGTCACTACCTCGCCAGCGACGTCCCTGCCTTCATCGAACACACAGACCGCGTCATCTACCTCGAGGATGGCGAATTCGCTACTCTGACACCCGAGACGGTGACGGTCACGGACCATGATGGAACGAGCGTCGAAACCTCGATCGAGACGATCGAGTGGGACGCCGAGGACGCAGGCAAAAGCGGCTACGACCACTACATGCTCAAAGAGATTCACGAGCAGCCATCCGGCATTCGTGAGTGTCTGCGCGGCCGACTCAGCGAACTCACCGGCCGAGTCACCCTCGACCTCCTCGAAGGGACGGACTGGGACGAACCGGTGACGCTCGTCGCCTGTGGAACGTCCTATCACGCCGCGCTGTTCGGTGCGGCGTTGTTGCGACGCTGGGGCATCAACGCACAGGCCATCCTGGCGAGTCAGTTCCACGCCGACCAGCTCCCGCTCACGTCGTCTTCGCTCGTCCTCGGCGTCACCCAGAGCGGCGAAACCGCCGACACGCTCCGTGCGCTCAGAGAGGCACAGCGTGCCGGCGCAACCACGCTCGCACTGACGAACGTCGTCGGCAGTTCGGCCGCCAGAGAGTGTGACCACGTCTGTTACATCCGTGCCGGCCCCGAGATCAGCGTCGCCGCGACGAAGAGCTTTGCCAGCCAGCAAGTCGCGCTCACCATGGTCGCCGCCCTGCTGAGCGATCACCGGTCTCGAGAGCTGATCGAATCGCTTCGGTCGATCCCCGACGCCATCCAACAGGTCCTCGACACTACCCAGGCACGAACCGTCGCCGAAACCTACCGCGACGCCGAATCGTACTTCTTCATCGGTCGCGACCTGCACTACCCGGTCGCCCTCGAGGGCGCCCTCAAGATGAAAGAGATCACCTACAAACACGCCGAGGGATTCGCCGCCGGCGAACTCAAACACGGCCCGCTGGCACTCGTCGGCGAACAGACCCCCGTTTTCGCCCTGGTTACCGGCGAGGGCCGCGCCGCCAACAAAACGATCGGCAACATCAAAGAGGTCGAAGCCCGCGGCGTCCCGATCGTCGCCATCACCGACGGCCGCGCCGATGTCGAACGCTACGCCGACCACGTCCTCTCGGTCCCCGACCTCGAGCCGATCGCGAGCAGCGTGGTCGCGAACGTCCAGTTACAGCTGGTCGCATACTGGGTCGCCAACGAACTCGGTCGCTCGATCGACAAACCTCGACACCTTGCCAAAAGCGTTACCGTCGAGTGA
- a CDS encoding sugar phosphate nucleotidyltransferase, with amino-acid sequence MHTSSAIVLAAGEGRRLRPLTKYRPKPMLPAANKPILAHVFDALIEAGIRDITVVVGYRQNRVQSHFGPRYRNVPITYVTQSKQLGSGHALLAAESTFDEPTLVVYGDQLVDSNIISDVLEGHDPETTLATLGLIPTTDVTEYGGVICRDGTVTEIVENPVDDRDYYLNAGVYVFSPAIFETIRAVDPRAGEHSLIDALSSVIEGDDTVGGVISDGVWVDATYPWDLLAIADDLLEADAENGTIAETAQIHETATVVEPVAIADDCVVGPGAVVGPNVCLGENVTVGANGTITRSVIDADTRLGDGVTLRECVSGRGVNMGPGSTVVGGPGDVIVDDSVHRDVAFGALLADQTRDEGGVTYCPGTIVGADAHVQAGSTVRGTVDNDVEVRG; translated from the coding sequence ATGCACACATCTTCGGCTATCGTTCTCGCGGCTGGGGAGGGTCGCCGACTGCGACCGCTGACGAAGTATCGGCCGAAACCGATGCTTCCCGCCGCGAACAAGCCGATTCTCGCCCACGTATTCGACGCACTGATCGAAGCCGGCATCAGGGACATCACCGTCGTCGTTGGCTACCGCCAAAATCGGGTACAATCGCACTTCGGCCCACGCTACCGAAACGTGCCGATCACCTACGTGACACAGTCGAAACAACTCGGCAGCGGCCACGCTCTACTGGCTGCGGAGTCCACGTTCGACGAACCCACACTCGTCGTCTACGGGGACCAACTCGTCGACAGCAATATCATTTCTGACGTTCTCGAGGGCCACGACCCAGAGACGACCCTCGCAACCCTCGGCCTGATTCCGACCACCGACGTCACGGAGTACGGTGGCGTCATCTGTCGCGATGGAACGGTGACCGAAATCGTCGAAAACCCGGTCGATGACCGAGATTACTACCTCAACGCCGGTGTGTACGTGTTTTCGCCTGCTATCTTCGAGACGATTCGGGCGGTCGATCCCCGGGCCGGCGAGCACTCGCTCATCGACGCCCTCTCGAGCGTGATCGAGGGCGATGACACCGTCGGGGGTGTCATCTCTGACGGCGTCTGGGTGGACGCAACCTACCCGTGGGACTTACTCGCCATCGCCGACGACTTGCTCGAGGCTGACGCCGAAAACGGGACGATCGCGGAGACGGCACAGATTCACGAGACGGCAACCGTCGTCGAACCGGTGGCTATCGCTGACGACTGCGTCGTCGGCCCCGGTGCGGTCGTCGGGCCGAACGTCTGTCTCGGTGAGAACGTCACGGTCGGTGCAAACGGGACCATCACGCGGTCCGTCATCGATGCCGATACCCGGCTCGGCGATGGGGTAACCCTCCGTGAGTGTGTCTCCGGCCGCGGCGTCAACATGGGTCCAGGCTCGACCGTCGTTGGCGGGCCCGGCGACGTCATCGTCGACGATAGCGTCCATCGGGACGTTGCGTTCGGTGCCCTCCTCGCCGACCAGACGCGAGACGAAGGTGGCGTCACGTACTGTCCGGGGACGATCGTCGGCGCGGACGCACACGTCCAGGCAGGCTCGACCGTCCGTGGGACCGTCGACAACGACGTGGAGGTGCGTGGCTAA